A genomic stretch from Lathyrus oleraceus cultivar Zhongwan6 chromosome 2, CAAS_Psat_ZW6_1.0, whole genome shotgun sequence includes:
- the LOC127121126 gene encoding uncharacterized protein LOC127121126 — protein MKCRYFAKEESDLVDTMVTSDNDDATKRLKDTKLDARFLSFLEKDDSFLTPWSWNPNAFKNKSASTKEKEYLSFHPESYFNFQIIDEKIQNENAQENYKQCSSSARSCSKDSYPAPLNLVITKAPTYLPVSYYYRNMKCNRSKKHGGAILKDPKFIRV, from the exons ATGAAGTGCAGATATTTTGCAAAAGAGGAAAGCGATCTCGTTGATACCATGGTAACTAGTGATAACGATGATGCTACTAAGAGATTGAAGGATACAAAGCTTGATGCAAGATTCTTGTCCTTTCTTGAGAAAGATGATTCATTTCTCACTCCATGGAGTTGGAATCCCAATGCTTTCAAGAATAAGAGTGCTTCTACCAAAGAAAAAGAGTACCTTTCTTTTCATCCTGAATCATATTTCAATTTTCAG ATTATTGACGAAAAGATTCAGAACGAAAATGCTCAAGAAAATTATAAGCAATGCTCATCTTCTGCAAG ATCATGTTCAAAAGATTCGTATCCAGCTCCACTCAATCTTGTGATCACAAAAGCACCAACTTACCTTCCAGTATCTTATTATTATAGGAACATGAAGTGTAATAGATCAAAGAAGCATGGTGGTGCCATTCTCAAAGATCCAAAGTTCATTCGGGTGTGA